The genomic DNA ataacatttgaccgcagcctttttttcctcctggcgctcactacattgtctctgtgttgtgtgatgacacgtgaacaccaagcagctatcgctattggcctgctccagaccaatgagagcgggccaatagcctctctgaccaatgacaagggcgctttttcatatggaggaaaaataaaccaggagaaatggcggcagtcaggaaatatttccaaaatagaaatcccgttgattaaaatcaatggctgcatgcaagatttgcagcctgaaagtttcgagatgtggagttaaatcggccagtttcaatacctcgaacctgataaaacatttgaagatgaaACATGAACGAACacgacgagtttgagcctggaagagcaggactgctctccagaggaagggcgctggactgGAGCaataatctctggtcagttcactacatctactttacttttattgtcttttactgaaagaaatgccgcagaaaTTGAAATAAGGGAttcccccctcccgaaaaaaaggaggctaatagagagacaggatgctgtggtcaattattattacttataattgttagcatccgcaaatgcggaaacaaggttgaacctcgaagcagacaacaagcgggggataagtacaagggtttaatgattgcaaacataaaataacacacaatcgcgggatagtagagataacaaaaggagtccgtgacagcaggtcgacggagctcaacgctacaaactcgaaggttaacgaagacgataggcagcgagccaaaaagccaaaataaaaacactcaaatacctgcacagggtagaggttacaaacgagagcagcacactaacagaaaaaacccaatgcaggggcgtaacaagcaaatgtagcgagactatagtgcgagatgtcaaatggcgatcagcaaggcaaatatctctgcagccttctctgagatcacccgtgcttaaatgctgcgttgatgagcctgcattggattcaggtgcgacgtcaggaacgcccccacgaccagcccagcaacaaaacacaatctaaccagcagcagaatgtgacaataatttcatgaaagttgcactgtttggactttgagaggtttaaaaaagttaattcagttcattcagagtttattattatgaatttatttttactttcttactgttgggctagtattatacatgttttattaatttcacaaatgtagcactattttggcttttgagagccaaaggattattcaactattgtctactagggtttagtgtactttttcctattttgcaaaggtaagcaacagcctgacaaagtcttgatagcaatgatttcacatccaattatgtagctctttgggggggtatatatatatatatatatatatatatatatatatacggggtggtatcggttcggtattggccgatactgcacagccaggtatctgtatcagggccaaaaaatggtatcggtgcaacactaattacaTTGGTAATGTGACATAGTCAGAGATGTATCATTTTTTTACCCTGGATATTAGCATTTTTCTTAGTTGTATTAGATTGCCATGTACTGAAGAGCATGGTGGAACAAATCTGATCACGGCCCAGGTACTATTAGTATAACGGGGGCCCGTATAGCCAGGGTGGGTGCGTAGTTATTTTGCTGAGAGATCAATGCCCACTGCCAATACTGAGATCATCCCTACATTAAGGCACCGAATGGGGGGGCGTTCGTATACGTATATCAGCACTGCACATCATCATACATAATTTATTCTTGTCACTTCCTTTACGCCTGCAAACTGGGGGCTGAGGACCAGGTGCGACCACAACACACCTCCAAGCTCCGCCCCTGATCCTCAGACCGGTTTTCAATACCTTCACATACTGCTGGTTAGGTTAATTGAAACATTGACTCGTAGGTCTCTAGCACCCCCATCATAGACTAATAATCTGTCAAGGAATGCGGGCGTTTGAgcagtgtggacccaaatgcagggaaagggaggtGAGGAGCACAGGCAATGCAAAAttgatttaattaaagccaacaaaAAATCTAAGTACAAACCAAGACCGTGGTGATCCAAAAAACACTGGAGGCCAGCAATAATCAGGGTCCTAACAAAACACTGCGTATTAAAAACTTACTGAGAGGAACACGAGGACTTGGACGCGGGAACGGACGAGAATCGACACTGACGTGAACATGGACAATGTCGCAACAAAGACTCAACAAAAACGGGGAccttgtatacacacacacagaccaGGGGTAAAAAGGACCGGGTGGGTGACACGGGAGGAACCAGGTTGGAGGATACCCACGGAGCAGGCACaaaaggtgaaatcaatgggcaatcacagggacaagttacactaggaggaaacaaacacaaaacttaACATAATCATGTTGTTAAGTGGATGTCATTAATATCTGCAAGTATCTCAAGTTTATCATTTGCGATAAAATGGACCTTCTTGTTTTTCTCCAGGACTTGATGAAACAGCTAATGTGTGGTCTGGCATTCCTGCACTCAAACCGTGTGATGCACAGAGACCTGAAACCAGAAAATATCTTGGTAACCAGCCAGGGTCAGGTGAAACTGGCTGACTTCGGACTGGCACGCATGTACAGCTGCCACATGGCGCTCACTCCCGTGGTTAGAACCTTTCTTTGATATATTTATCACTGTTACACATTAATTTGATATTTAGGGTCCGTTTACATGGTACTATTATGCTGCgtaatggcctcgcctttacatggtgacggcGGAAACtgaaggcaaagacgcaaacttttgattccggcctccaaagcAGAAAGATTTGATGCAACCACATGAATGGAATGCCCTCGCTCCGATGACGTCATCACTTACAAACGTCAATTTGGGCATGCACATTCGCTGCTACgaaacattcaaaacagaaaACATGGCGGAACATCGGCTTTAATATactgtttttatattttgtaaTTTAAAGATATTTTATGTTCACGTTTTTGTGCTTtcgaaacaaaagaaaaaaacttattGCCTCGAGTGGGCggctatgttgtcttccgggctgaggaggttgttgtcaagtgCATAATTGGCTGTatccttgtaaaactgcactgcctccttgggcctggcatgaatactacattgatttcacgcggaattgtgacatcgttcgaatggagacggaaccatgtaaatgcaaacatgaaaagtGACATATGgtcggagcgtcaccatgtaaatggcaCCTTAgtgtaaattttgataaaatataGTAATTACGACATTTAAACACATTTCACACCTCATGTTACCACTATGTTATAGTTTTAGTGCTAAGCTTGTTCAGTAAGTAGTACACTGCCATTGACACTACATAATTACGTTATTCCATATATTAAGAGTAAATTGCGTGCCATAAGGCGCATTAATAATATTTTCTGTTGCTgagaatcagtgttgttaatcttactgaaaaaaagtaattaattatagttacaaattacttctcccaaaaagtaattgcgttactaactcaattacctgaatgtaagagtaatcagttacttggcaaagtaattggtgataattactttttttttttttttttccctcaaaaaaaaaaaaaaaaaaaaaaaaacgttggccacactatgtgaagttttttgtggaggtttttggtacaattggcccgagcccaattctttaccctaatttaccctttaccctgaatcaactgttaaaagttgttaaaattgctcccattattgcattagttcccttctctctactttcgacatatgaaagttttaaaactgtttcatcatttaaagaaagattcaagtcaagattttgccgatttagaagtattttagatgaaaagttacttaggttcgcgaggttCTTCTCTACaatagagccgtcctaaaaagcctactgctttaagatggcggttgtcattttgcatctagttatatctatatacagtacatgggatatctaccatgtctaccatatctaccataacatgcgggcgtagtttgtccggctatcggctacaacatgtattattggagctacctagcatcgcgtttgctcggcgtcacaactctcttgcctcctccccgctcctgctctgctctgtcgtctcggtgagtccgtctccctcagacttttcgaccaatatagtaacgcatagtaacgcatgcctttccgtcctcagtaacggtaacggcgttgccaagatgagaaaagtaattaattagattacccactactgaaaaaaataacgccgttagtaacgccgttatattgtaacgccgttattaacaacactgctgagaATGCTCCCTAAGggtgtttgattaaaaaatttttcatCCATGGTCCAAGCCTCAGGCAGTTATGGCTTGATGTTACACTCATATAGTGCCATGTTCACAAAACACCTTACTGGCACCGGCCAAAGAATCTGGCTGACAATGGAgctgaaaaataatttattgctctagcAATTCAGTCCAAAATTGTTCTCTGCCTCTACGagtttatcacacttcaaacatATTCAACGGTATTTAGAAACAAATCATGAAAATGACTTTACAGggtaaaaggaaaatgtttttaaaataaatgcttgacAAAAAGACAGTTTAGTTCGAATTTAGACTTGGTGAGTAGTTGATTCGACCAGGCACTTTCCTTGATTTATCAGTGCAACAATTGGGCCAACTCCCATTTCCAAGATGGCTGTACTCATGAAACCAAGGCTTCATTTTCTGTCAACAGAGATTGGTGGGAAACTCAGAAAGCATATGGTGTTTTAGTTAAGGTGCCGGTGTACTCGGTATAAGTATGATGTTATTATCTCTCACATGAAAGAAATaagatataaatatatatataataaatatttcCATATAACCTTCTAAAATATAAATTAACCAGAATGGAGTTGCCCACAGTGTTTCTGAGCAATTTGAATCTTGTATACTAGAAGATTTTTAGGCATTCTTATTGTGTGGTTCGGCAGTCCAATGTTTTAAAGATTAAACTTTCATTCTAGTGTCATCGATCTTTCAAAATTCAAATGCAAGCTACTCAGAGCTTTAATTGTAAGAAGCACTGGTTGATTTAATTGATGACCTCTGTGACTTGTTCCCTTATATGTCTGTCTCCCTAAGGTGGTGACGCTGTGGTATCGGCCTCCTGAGGTTTTGCTGCAGTCTAGCTATGCCACACCTGTGGACATCTGGAGCGCCGGCTGCATCTTTGCGGAAATGTTCAGACGCAAGTGAGTCAGCAAAAATACTAATCCGATTAAAAGACATGGTTTTAAGtacaatataatttgagtccctGTATTTGAAGCTGTCAAATTAGATATTTAATGAGAATGTAGATACTGTGACAAGGTCTATTTTGAATCTCATACATTGTTATCACAGTTCCATCATCTAATATtaggactagggctgtcaaatttattgcgttaacgggcggtaattaatttttttaattaatcacattaaaatatttgacgcaattaacgcatgcgaggaatgacctgttcatgcgttgcctcaaacaatttacaatgacgccgttttagcacattgagagcgaaaaggcagagaaatgcgagtggactcaggtgttcattggaccgcgccttttattggcttaagctttggcagccactactaacagtcatggttgcccaacttcccatcatgcatttgggcggagcaagaaatgatctttttttaacacgcttaattgaacacaacacagaacatattgtataccatttgcagccaccactgacagtcatggttgcccaatttcCCATCGTGCAttgggcagagcaggagacgctctttttcttaatataaaattactataacttgtactcaaatttatcttttaaaaactgcaagtctttctatccgtggatccctttaacagaaagaatgttaataatgttaatgccatcttgtggatatattgttataataaacaaatacagtacttatatacagtatgttgaatgtttatgtcagtcttgtgtcttatgtttccattccaacaataatttacagaaaaatatggcatattgtagagatggtttgaattgcgattaattacgattaattaatttttaagctgagattaactcgagtaaaaattgtaatcgtttgacagccctaattaggaCACATTAAATCACTACGTCATCTCATTAAGTACATAtcagtggcggatgctggtctttcaattaGCGCTAAGCTCAATGCGTTTCGACCTGTGAGTGTTCTGTGACGGTAgaggggctcagcggcaccTGCTGCTCGGTAggaaaagaaactagagtgcgaGAAGTCAAGTCCCCGAATACAAGCAGGTACAATAGAAAAATACACCAGAAATAAGCTTGATTTTTAGCTTGTCGTgtttaacaaagcaagtgtcgctaggatgattatgaatgtgtcaactcagaacaacggaatgaaaattgaCAGATGCCTCCTGCTgatattaaagggatccacggatacaaagtagagctgtcccgactagtcgacatagtcgacgaccacaacatcccgtcgacggttaatgaagggttaaaaaaaatatatgcgtggaaaattCAGAATGTTGgacgctctgtttgcaagcggggaaagcgacacaaagccaaaaaagcgcaccagactgtccaaaacattgacttaattcaaagaaacaaagcagggtacactcttgtgtcctgtctcttcaatgccaaacttggctgcacgtcggccgtgaataaacacctaaagcgcggtcacccagtttgtaagtccatctaactaactaactaactaactaatgacatgttttattgaagttgctaagcctgtcgcgatatgcaatgagtccaattatcgcacggcaaataaaaatgattatcagtaacacaatgcgccgccagggactcaaatcctgcacttctagacgtgtccccctgctgaagaaagtacaagtccaggcccgtctgcggttcgctagagagaaaactttttggtagaaacacaggttcttgtgtttggaggagaaagaatactgaattgcatctgaaaaacaccatatccactgtcaagcatgggggtggaaacattgcgctttggggatgtttttctacaaagggaccaggacgactgatctgtgtaagggaaagaatgaatggggccatgtatcgagagattttgagtaaaaaatctccttccatcagcaagggcattgaagatgagacgtggctgggtcaatcagcatgacaataatcccaaacattcagccagggcaacaaaggagtggcttcgtaagaagcatttcaaggttctggagtggcctagccagtctccagatctcaacccctttagaaaatctgtggagggagttgaaagtccgtgttgcccaacgacagccccaaaacatcactgctctagaggagatctgcatggaggaatgggccaaaataccagcaacagtgtgtgaaaagcttgtgaagagttacagaaaacgtttggcccccgttattgccaacaaagggtacataacaaagtattgagatgaacttttggtattgaccaaatacttattttccaccatgattttcaaataaattctttaaaaatcaaacaatgtgattttctgggggtttttttcctccacattctgtctctcatggttgaggtatacccatgttgacaattacaggcctctctaatattttcaagtgggagaacttgcacaattagtagttgactaaatacttatttaccccactatatctgggtaaaaaaaaaaaaaaaaaaaaacttttttccattgaacaggatttttatcaaaataaattagcaaattggaacataagtttaaaaacaaacaaaaaaaaaaacattctaaataaaatttcaaaaatgcagtcctttaggtgagcctaaacccaccgcCACAGCTCATCataccatcaaaacaaaaataattaaattattttccataaaaagcacgtgtgtatgactcgtatcatgattacattatacacacactcaacacagttgccagagagaacaaaacccatgttttaccaccgctagacaaaataaacatgctggagtttacTGTCATAgtaggtgggaaacgttcatgacagtgtttactaacctttaattttgtataaatgcgaaatcatattagaggtattgcctcctcggcagccactccccgcaaacatgttttacatgtcggttggagattggtaacttttctgtagctgaagtattcccataccagcgatttagttttcttcgatgggggaaaagttGAGTTTCCCCTCCTCAAGctatcatgtagcacagctgactcactgacactgagcaacaaccggtgggggagggttgagccttgcagctgcaagcgagggatttctcactccatttttgggacatattaAAGAGCtaatactagaggtgtgcaaaatttccgattcttagattattcgcgattcggccgtggaagattcgagaacgattcacgaacatccaaattccgattattgaaatatgccaagtaaagcgaaagtacaacacactcagcgcgcagcGCGGTCATCGGCACAAtgaagaacggagcgagagtagctaaacatcattcttctcattacccggcccctcgggtaatgccaatgctcaactcacggctctagctcaactcatgccacgagataaacacAAcaaacctgactgctgccgaaaagctgccacAAAgtgcatccacataatgttacggtagatatcatttatataggactagatgcaatatagattcaatGGCGTTagtagcacatctacaaaaagctagatgcgggcattagtaaacggccgccatcttaaagcagtacacttccctgcaaggctgttgtagtgaaccttccaagcgaacctcattaaccttttatctaaaatactcccaaatcggtaaaatattgacttgaatctgtccttaaaatagttttaaaactttcacatgtcgaaagtagacaaaagagaaattatggagtaacgggagcaattttacaactttaacggttgattcacaacattaaattaattgaatgtagtttaaagctgctgatacagaatggggactggagttttttatttactgttatttttgtatgtttgtttactgctacatgttaacttgatactgaaatagtagtttggtttagcctgagagtatgtttgaacaattttggaacttatgtacaaaacattaaaaaacaataaaaacaattcttaaaaaaaaaaaaaaaaaaaaaaaaaggagggggggtgcatcaataatcgttttacaaTCGAATCGgatcctctgaatcgtaatcgtaatcgaatcgttaggtgctcaaagattcccagctctagctaataccgtagggacagttttgaaacgtgatgttttcatactaCGGTATaacttgaaaccagtaatcggcacatgtctacgctCAGCTCTGATCCACTTCAGTCAGTCCTCTCAGGTctgtcaaacaaaaaatacgTACGAGGTCTATTTTCTGGTCCGTCAACCTGTAGCCGGATCAAATCTTGCTATTTAGCATGCACCAAACCATTTTGCGCATGCGCGTCTGCAGTCCTCGGGTGGACAGACCCAACGAGAGACATATGCAGTGAGCATTGGGCATCGCATCTTGCGCGCAGGCGTTCTGCAACTGAGCAACGCTGAGCGGACACGGACTAATCGGAAGTTCGGGGTTAGCGCTATCTCCTCTGGTATAATCTAATGATGTTCCAAACGAGTTGCAGTAAACATTCTGCCTTACCAAAAGTCCATCAGTTTTAATTGACCTTGACAGTACCGGATGTTTAAATAGTTTTGTACCTCACAAGAAGCTAAAAGTGGTAGACAAAATATCAGGAAAACTTCTTTTTATGAATGCAATGCAGTACAACACCATATGATTGTGTCATTATTGGATTTGCTCCTAATTTTCTTTCCATTTTTCAAATTCTGACCATTATTGGATGTTCCAATCACAATTTGGAAGCCCGGCAAGGGTTGAACATTCTCATTCTTACACTGTTATTTCTGCCAGACCCTTGTTCTGTGGTGAATCCGAAGTGGACCAACTAGGGAAAATCTTTGAGTGAGTCACGCATTCATGCAGAGTTACTTCATTCCGACTTGTGCTGGTTGATGATTTCTATTTCTCTGAAATTGAATGTGTCATTGCAGAGTGATTGGTCTGCCACCAGACGAGGAGTGGCCCACTGGTGTTACACTGTCAAGAAAACACTTCCCCACTTTCTCAGCTCGCCCAATAACTGACTTTGTGCCAGAGATAAACGAGCAAGGGGGACAATTGCTGCTGGTAAGATATCCGTGAGTTGGAAGTGAAGTGACAGTCCAGAGCATGTTAACAGCAATGCAACCTGAGACTCCCTGCTGACTGAGGAAAGCTAGAAAAATGCCAGGATTGAGCCACGATGGCATAAAACAATTATCTTTTCAATTTAACAAAGAATATTGGAAAAaggcaattaaaataaatgtaagcCAACATTGGAGCAGTCtgaaatgatttgcaaaaaggTGTATTGAGGTCATACTGTGTCTCGGCTGTTCTATTTTTACACCAATGCAGCTGATACCAAGTTTATATCCGACCGGGCACATGTTTTGtctcgggctgcagctatcgattattttagtagttgattaatagatgaactagtttgttggaataatcaagtaattggataaggaacgtaATTAAAATAccggagctgagcctcaaacggtataaaaaaataaatgacgatttaagtacaacaaaggaacaattggctaacttaaataccaaaagttcgctagcttaaatgctataaaatgccaactttttttttgtttgtttgtttgttttaaatacAGGGTTTTTTAACGTgtagaaagtagacagaagggagctAATGCAAGAATgggaacaaatttaacggttgattcaaaacattaaatgacttccaaacatggcaaaggttactatctaattatcgcaatacccctgtgtctaagtTTTGGGTaacgaattgggctagggcgactgtcccaaaaaaccctttaaacttcacatagtgtgacccatgttttttttttgtttttttttttgaaaaggaaaaccaattactttg from Corythoichthys intestinalis isolate RoL2023-P3 chromosome 9, ASM3026506v1, whole genome shotgun sequence includes the following:
- the cdk4 gene encoding cyclin-dependent kinase 4, whose translation is MAQGTNIQYERVAEIGGGAYGTVYKARDMESGQFVALKSVRVQTDHNGIPISTVREVALLKRLEQFDHPNVVRLMDVCATKRSDQETKVTLVFEHVDQDLKTYLEKAPAPGLGPERIKDLMKQLMCGLAFLHSNRVMHRDLKPENILVTSQGQVKLADFGLARMYSCHMALTPVVVTLWYRPPEVLLQSSYATPVDIWSAGCIFAEMFRRKPLFCGESEVDQLGKIFEVIGLPPDEEWPTGVTLSRKHFPTFSARPITDFVPEINEQGGQLLLDMLTFDPSDRISALNALDHPYFCNEEILTDTIN